One genomic window of Pocillopora verrucosa isolate sample1 chromosome 8, ASM3666991v2, whole genome shotgun sequence includes the following:
- the LOC131776264 gene encoding uncharacterized protein, whose protein sequence is MSCHDIYSQENISRIACARMDRHIQVIIFAAFGLLLNFVFQSQQNNTAFLVLLMHYQQAFQRLVSAVRRRRVRLNRRRLRNRPWSWTLPRPAESWFVINFDDRHIPEDYFRRQLRMKRGTFQALVGILTPWLTRENTRLRGCIPPEKVLALGIYRLAHGNSYVSIGPVFNVGKSTVIEAVQDVVAALFELKGEYIHFPQTVAETTASIGTFEDLSRLPNILSRNYLLSSSSPSSTAARFLFLDCLDCFFLSVLASRASFFFGSPWLCSFLSGWASKSSEPAGESALLLCDMFSGL, encoded by the coding sequence ATGTCATGTCACGATATCTACAGTCAAGAAAACATCTCGCGCATTGCTTGTGCAAGAATGGATCGTCATATACAGGTGATTATTTTCGCGGCTTTCGGgcttttgttgaattttgtgtTTCAGTCTCAACAGAACAACACAGCGTTTTTAGTATTGTTGATGCACTATCAGCAGGCTTTTCAACGGTTAGTGTCTGCTGTTAGAAGACGTAGGGTTCGCTTGAATAGACGTCGTTTACGAAACCGTCCTTGGTCGTGGACTTTACCGCGTCCGGCAGAGTCATGGTTTGTAATAAATTTCGACGATAGGCACATTCCAGAAGATTACTTTCGACGCCAGCTGAGAATGAAGAGAGGGACCTTTCAAGCCCTGGTTGGCATCCTAACGCCGTGGTTAACCAGAGAGAATACGCGATTGAGGGGCTGTATTCCACCGGAAAAGGTTTTAGCCCTGGGAATATATAGGCTTGCACATGGCAATTCATATGTCAGCATTGGACCTGTATTTAATGTTGGCAAATCCACTGTAATCGAGGCCGTCCAAGATGTTGTGGCAGCTTTGTTTGAACTGAAAGGTGAATATATACATTTCCCACAAACAGTGGCAGAAACCACAGCCTCTATAGGAACGTTTGAAGACTTATCTCGACTGCCAAACATTCTTTCACGCAATTATCTTCTTTCCTCCTCTTCGCCTTCTTCGACGGCTGCTCGATTCCTTTTCCTCGACTGTTTAGACTGTTTCTTCCTATCGGTCCTCGCATCGCGCgcatctttcttctttgggtCTCCTTGGCTTTGCTCATTCTTGTCGGGCTGGGCATCTAAATCATCCGAACCAGCTGGGGAGTCAGCACTGCTGCTGTGTGATATGTTCAGTGGACTTTAA
- the LOC131776261 gene encoding uncharacterized protein: MAKIILKVAVYFLVNYFLFSGVRSRSVHVDQSSHRRTYSNGLIGPSNQNISEDLKDNSTTELIQSEANDGHVNFASVLQLRLKRTSLSCVETRRLEWNNCLGRYFSKIKCKIMSVACLSANNVPPKCMEQFGILPGRNGRPCKVLKSCSCAA, from the exons atggcaaaaatTATTCTTAAG GTTGCTGTTTACTTcttggtaaattattttcttttttctggaGTACGTTCAAGGTCTGTTCACGTCGATCAATCATCGCATAGACGAACATACAGCAATGGTTTGATTGGACCCTCGAATCAAAATATATCCGAAGATTTAAAAGATAATTCAACGACAGAATTAATTCAGAGCGAAGCTAATGATGGTCACGTAAATTTTGCCTCAGTACTGCAACTGCGACTCAAACGAACTTCGCTTTCTTGCGTAGAAACCCGAAGACTTGAGTGGAACAACTGCTTAGGAAGGTACTTCTCcaaaattaaatgcaaaattaTGAGTGTCGCTTGTTTGTCGGCAAACAATGTCCCACCAAAGTGTATGGAACAATTTGGGATACTTCCCGGTAGGAATGGCCGACCTTGTAAGGTACTTAAAAGCTGCTCGTGTGCAGCCTAA